tgaagcaACCCAGTCAAACATATCTTCTTCCGTTTATAAGAGGATATCTTACTTTGCTGACGTGTCGTTTGAGACCATAATTTTGAGATTGTTTTGGCATACATGCGTAGTGGGAACCCAGCTCCGTATTGCTAAATGTTCAGTTTGAAAATGTGCTAATAGTTCGGTCATATCtagatttttctttcatttagACACTTCGACACAGGACTTTGCGCCCCGGTCATTACGTCGTTTCTATCGGTATATAAAATTCTGGCAATGTGTCCCAGCTTTTCTTTACACACTCTTTTtcgataattttgaaatgtttcaatataaattcttcttcagtacCGCAGAAGTCTATAAAATAGACATTTTGAAGACTATCAAGTCAACAATCAGACATGTTCGATAAATTGCTGGATAATGTAcgatatttcttttctccAGAAGCATTGGATGCTCGTATTGAGCCAGACTTCGAGTTTATTGCTgcaaataaaagaaatggGCACATATCACCGCCTTTATGGGATACCTTCGAATTCAGATTTTACTACGTCGGTTTCGCCATCATCGTTCCATTCATGTTTAGAACAGTTATACATGTTACGAATGAATCCAATGAGAATTACAATAAGTTTGAAAGATACCTCTCTAAAGGCTGGTTGTTCGGAAGAAAAGTAGACCATAGCGATATCCAGTATAAATTTCTCAGGGAACATTTTTTCCCaatgttgaaaataattGCTGTATATCTTGCTATTAGGAGGGCTACAGCATTTATCTCTAGGAGCATCACAAGATTGAGATTTGACTCTATTTTTGGACTGATCTTTGTCTTTGGTCTGCATGGTGTCAATGcctttaaaattttctttcatatGATAATAATGTATGCTACTGTGCATGTCTTCCAAAGTACAAGGCCGGTTGCAACTGTCTTAACCTGGGCATATGGAATAACTAGTTTgtttttaaattcaaaattcagAAGCTATTCTTTTGGAGATTTTTCTACATTGTTAAGACCGCTGGACAGTCTTCCTACAGGAACAATTAAAAGGTGGGATGCTTTTTACAATTTTGCTTTATTGCGATTACTGAGTTATACATTTGATTACCTAGAAAATTTAGACAATCGAAGAAGGAAAGTTACCACAACAAGAACTGCATACGGCCTTGACACACACGTAGCTAAGCGAAGAGAGAAATGGTCTAGAAACAATAGATCAGCATCCAAGAAAAGTCATAATCCTCATAAAGTCGTAACCTTGaatgaaagagaaagattaGTGGCTCCATTAAGTATTGAAGAATACAACTTTTTTAACTTCACTTCATACATACTTTATGCCCCACTTTTCATTGCTGGTCCCATTATTACCTACAATGATTACATTTATCAGTCATATCATACATTGCCTTCAATCAATATCAAACgaatttcaatatatatgCTAAGATTCATAGTAATAGTATTGACGATGGAAGTTTTTTCACATTACATATATGTA
The genomic region above belongs to Kazachstania africana CBS 2517 chromosome 7, complete genome and contains:
- the KAFR0G00140 gene encoding uncharacterized protein (similar to Saccharomyces cerevisiae GUP1 (YGL084C) and GUP2 (YPL189W); ancestral locus Anc_6.190) — its product is MFDKLLDNVRYFFSPEALDARIEPDFEFIAANKRNGHISPPLWDTFEFRFYYVGFAIIVPFMFRTVIHVTNESNENYNKFERYLSKGWLFGRKVDHSDIQYKFLREHFFPMLKIIAVYLAIRRATAFISRSITRLRFDSIFGLIFVFGLHGVNAFKIFFHMIIMYATVHVFQSTRPVATVLTWAYGITSLFLNSKFRSYSFGDFSTLLRPLDSLPTGTIKRWDAFYNFALLRLLSYTFDYLENLDNRRRKVTTTRTAYGLDTHVAKRREKWSRNNRSASKKSHNPHKVVTLNERERLVAPLSIEEYNFFNFTSYILYAPLFIAGPIITYNDYIYQSYHTLPSINIKRISIYMLRFIVIVLTMEVFSHYIYVDAASKVMAWEHNTPFELSMIGLFILNITSFKMTIVWRFFRLWALVDGIDAPENMIRLIDNNYSTQGFWRAWHRSYNKWLIRYVYVPLGGSHRRVVACLAIFTFVAIWHDIQLHLLKWGWLIVLSFLPEMILVKSFTSYKHKWWYRYISALGGVINIWIMMIANLFGYCIGYEGTVGMLHDMFCTMSGFVYFVITTYCLGYTVLIMFELREDEKRRGINLKC